One segment of Daphnia magna isolate NIES linkage group LG2, ASM2063170v1.1, whole genome shotgun sequence DNA contains the following:
- the LOC116917727 gene encoding uncharacterized protein LOC116917727, whose translation MRSCHVAKCGRKISDGVELFPLPQNSVRRQLWLDKIKRREANRHTKIKNITICSKQFYGGKPAKEIYPRYPDFVPSLLLGDEPLKLIESTHLSVIQDHSWPIDELDQHNIPSNCEESLHTTMEYEVPSDENPSETTLHQDSLCHESPSHFTNFFVGSLKDVKALI comes from the exons ATGAGAAGTTGTCATGTTGCTAAGTGTGGACGTAAGATCAGTGATGGTGTCGAATTGTTTCCTTTGCCACAAAACAGTGTTCGTCGTCAGCTTTGGCTTGACAAGATTAAACGTAGGGAAGCTAATCGTcataccaaaataaaaaatatcacGATATGCTCAAAGCAGTTCTATGGAG GGAAACCTGCAAAAGAAATCTACCCGAGGTATCCAGATTTTGTGCCATCATTGTTGTTAGGGGATGAGCCACTAAAATTAATAGAGTCAACTCACCTTTCTGTAATTCAGGATCATTCTTGGCCGATTG ATGAGCTTGATCAACACAACATTCCAAGTAATTGCGAAGAGAGTTTACACACAACCATGGAATATGAAGTTCCCAGCGATGAGAACCCATCTGAGACTACATTACATCAAGATTCATTATGCCATGAAAGTCCTTCCCATTTCACGAACTTCTTTGTAGGTTCCCTAAAAGATGTAAAGGCATTAATTTGA
- the LOC123469588 gene encoding uncharacterized protein LOC123469588 → MSLSNYVSGLSVEAKKKYIDKLDILQCDCPYSLSKDLWKQGLHCCTIIPKIDHGDIFAYLVFSRSNLDVEKTKRAYKGLKAESKQAVNDGWLKQFMAMCLSSGVVLVQAKVTPSQAISDTPHSPWAAIGVDGCVLYAHCTCAVG, encoded by the exons ATGTCACTATCGAATTATGTTAGTGGGCTTTCAgtagaagcaaaaaaaaaatacattgatAAATTGGATATTCTTCAGTGTGATTGCCCTTACAGTTTATCTAAAGATTTGTGGAAACAAGGACTTCACTGTTGCACAATTATTCCCAAAATAGATCATGGGGATATATTTGCCTACTTAGTTTTCTCCAGAAGTAATTTAGATGTTGAGAAAACAAAGAGAGCCTACAAAGGTCTCAAAGCTGAGTCAAAACAAGCAGTGAACGATGGGTGGCTGAAACAATTTATGGCAATGTGTTTGTCATCAGGAGTGGTTTTAGTTCAAGCTAAG GTAACTCCATCTCAAGCTATCAGCGATACTCCTCACTCACCATGGGCTGCAATTGGTGTTGATGGTTGTGTACTATACGCTCATTGTACCTGTGCTGTAGGGTAA